A region of Streptomyces sp. NBC_01788 DNA encodes the following proteins:
- a CDS encoding XdhC/CoxI family protein, giving the protein MLDIAEELHRWVAQGRDFAVATVVAVGGSAPRRPGAALAVDAEGTAIGSVSGGCVEGAVYELCRQALEDGETVLERFGYSDEDAFAVGLTCGGVIDILVTPLRAADPARTVAASALAAAARGEAAALARIVSGPAGMPGRALLVRPDGSREGGLGGHPELDRTVAGEASAFLDAGRTGTLEIGERGSRCGAPLTVLVESAVPPPRMIVFGAIDFASALVRIGGFLGFHVTVCDARPVFATRARFPEADEIVVEWPHEYLARTGVDARTVLCVLTHDAKFDIPLLELALRLPVAYVGAMGSRRTHLDRNRRLREVGVTELELARLRSPIGLDLGARTPEETALSIASEIVAARRGGSGVSLTGAHTPIHHDGVPTVNGRISSVA; this is encoded by the coding sequence ATGCTGGACATCGCCGAGGAACTTCACCGGTGGGTCGCGCAGGGACGCGACTTCGCCGTGGCCACCGTGGTGGCCGTCGGCGGCAGTGCACCGCGCCGGCCGGGTGCCGCCCTCGCAGTGGACGCCGAGGGCACGGCCATCGGCTCCGTCTCCGGCGGCTGTGTGGAGGGCGCCGTGTACGAGCTGTGCCGGCAGGCGCTGGAGGACGGCGAGACCGTCCTTGAGCGCTTCGGCTACAGCGACGAGGACGCCTTCGCCGTCGGCCTGACCTGTGGCGGCGTCATCGACATCCTCGTCACACCGCTCCGGGCCGCCGATCCCGCCCGTACGGTGGCCGCGTCCGCGCTGGCCGCCGCCGCGCGCGGGGAGGCGGCGGCCCTGGCGCGCATCGTGTCCGGACCGGCGGGGATGCCGGGCCGGGCCCTGCTGGTCCGCCCGGACGGTTCCCGGGAGGGCGGCCTCGGCGGCCATCCGGAACTGGACCGCACGGTCGCGGGCGAGGCGTCCGCCTTCCTGGACGCCGGGCGCACCGGCACCCTGGAGATCGGTGAGCGGGGCTCGCGCTGCGGCGCCCCGCTCACGGTCCTCGTCGAGTCCGCCGTGCCGCCGCCCCGGATGATCGTCTTCGGGGCGATCGACTTCGCCTCGGCGCTGGTGCGCATCGGCGGGTTCCTCGGCTTCCACGTCACCGTGTGCGACGCCCGGCCCGTCTTCGCCACCCGGGCGCGCTTTCCGGAGGCCGACGAGATCGTCGTCGAGTGGCCGCACGAGTACCTCGCCCGCACCGGCGTCGACGCCCGTACGGTGCTGTGCGTCCTGACCCACGACGCCAAGTTCGACATCCCGCTGCTCGAGCTGGCGCTGCGCCTGCCGGTCGCCTACGTCGGCGCCATGGGCTCCCGCCGCACCCACCTCGACCGCAACCGCCGCCTGCGCGAAGTCGGCGTGACGGAACTGGAGCTGGCGCGGCTGCGGTCCCCGATCGGCCTCGACCTCGGCGCCCGTACGCCCGAGGAGACGGCCCTGTCGATCGCCTCCGAGATCGTCGCGGCCCGGCGCGGCGGCAGCGGGGTGTCCCTCACCGGAGCGCACACCCCGATCCACCACGACGGCGTGCCGACAGTCAACGGACGGATCAGTTCGGTCGCCTGA
- a CDS encoding SRPBCC family protein, which produces MVNFSLERTAPLPLDEAWRRITRWSRHADTVPLTRINVVTPAPTREGTVFVARSGVGPLGFDDPMEVTVWRPPADGEPGLCRVEKRGRVVLGWAEFEVRPGPGGRTRVVWREELRVRFLPGLLDEPLRGAARAVFGRALNRLLRQPSQS; this is translated from the coding sequence GTGGTGAACTTCTCGCTCGAACGCACCGCGCCGCTCCCCCTCGACGAGGCGTGGCGGCGGATCACGCGGTGGTCGCGGCATGCCGACACGGTGCCGCTGACCCGCATCAACGTGGTCACGCCCGCGCCGACCCGCGAGGGCACGGTGTTCGTGGCCCGTTCGGGGGTCGGCCCGCTCGGCTTCGACGATCCGATGGAGGTCACCGTCTGGCGTCCGCCGGCCGACGGCGAGCCGGGGCTGTGCCGGGTGGAGAAGCGGGGCCGGGTGGTGCTGGGCTGGGCCGAGTTCGAGGTCCGGCCCGGTCCCGGGGGCCGTACGCGGGTGGTGTGGCGGGAGGAGCTGCGGGTCCGCTTCCTGCCGGGTCTGCTCGACGAGCCCCTGCGCGGCGCGGCCCGTGCGGTGTTCGGGCGGGCGCTGAACCGGCTGCTCAGGCAGCCCTCACAGAGCTGA
- a CDS encoding polysaccharide deacetylase family protein, whose translation MPCATRKTKKTGARFRAMAALTALAAACMTLTGCADGSTAPSDARARPAAGAPAGFGTVDCRHAKCIALTFDAGPSENSARLLDILKEKQVPATFFLLGARHIEKYPELVVRMAAEGHEVANHTWDHQILTRIPADRVREEIQRPNEEIERLTGRKPTLMRPPQGRTDDTVHRICKELGMSEVLWSVTAKDYTTTDSALITRRVLDQSSRDGIILLHDIYAGTVPAVPGIIDALKERGYVFVTVPQLLAPGRAEPGKVYRP comes from the coding sequence ATGCCTTGTGCGACCAGGAAGACGAAGAAGACGGGGGCCCGGTTCCGGGCAATGGCGGCTTTGACTGCACTGGCGGCCGCCTGCATGACACTCACCGGCTGCGCCGACGGCAGCACGGCGCCCAGCGACGCCCGGGCGCGCCCCGCGGCGGGCGCGCCGGCCGGGTTCGGCACGGTGGACTGCCGGCACGCCAAGTGCATCGCGCTGACCTTCGACGCGGGGCCGAGCGAGAACTCGGCCCGGCTGCTGGACATCCTCAAGGAGAAACAGGTACCGGCGACCTTCTTCCTGCTCGGAGCCCGGCACATCGAGAAGTACCCGGAGCTGGTCGTGCGCATGGCCGCCGAGGGCCACGAGGTCGCGAACCACACCTGGGACCACCAGATCCTGACCCGGATACCGGCGGACCGCGTACGCGAGGAGATACAGCGCCCGAACGAGGAGATAGAGCGGCTGACCGGGCGCAAGCCGACCCTGATGCGCCCGCCGCAGGGGCGCACCGACGACACCGTGCACCGGATCTGCAAGGAACTGGGCATGTCCGAGGTCCTGTGGAGCGTGACCGCCAAGGACTACACCACGACCGACTCCGCGCTGATCACCCGGCGCGTCCTCGACCAGTCCTCCCGGGACGGGATCATCCTGCTGCACGACATCTACGCGGGCACGGTGCCCGCGGTGCCCGGCATCATCGACGCGCTGAAGGAGCGCGGGTACGTCTTCGTCACCGTGCCGCAGTTGCTGGCGCCGGGCAGGGCGGAGCCGGGCAAGGTCTACCGGCCGTAG
- a CDS encoding DUF3040 domain-containing protein: MSTGRLPDREQRILNEIERALSRDRRLVRRLRSGRKRPVLCRVASYAPPLWAVMLLTAVSLALLTAGAVSSEPGVIWAFAAVWPVTLFCALRLLCRRAES; the protein is encoded by the coding sequence GTGTCGACAGGCCGACTCCCCGACCGCGAACAGCGGATTTTGAACGAGATAGAACGCGCCCTCAGCCGTGACCGCCGTCTGGTCCGGCGGCTGCGGTCCGGGCGCAAGCGGCCGGTCCTCTGCCGGGTGGCGTCCTACGCCCCTCCGTTGTGGGCCGTGATGCTGCTGACGGCGGTCTCGCTCGCCCTCCTGACGGCCGGGGCCGTCAGCTCGGAGCCGGGCGTGATATGGGCGTTCGCGGCGGTGTGGCCGGTGACGCTGTTCTGCGCGCTGCGGCTGCTGTGCCGCCGGGCGGAGTCCTGA
- a CDS encoding phosphoribosyltransferase — protein sequence MRFEDRAQAGRRLAERLRPRYEAGALPDPVVLALPRGGVVVAREVARALDAPLDVVVVRKIGAPSQEEYGLGAIAGDDPPLFDKTALHLLGLTEEDLAPVVERERAELRRRTRRYRHGRPAPDLRGRTAIVVDDGLATGSTARAALRHVRRGAPAHTVLAVPVGAPEAVRALSGEADELICLHQPSCFTAVGVWYRDFGQLTDEEVLRALTDG from the coding sequence ATGAGGTTCGAGGACCGCGCGCAGGCCGGCCGGCGATTGGCCGAACGGCTGCGCCCCCGGTACGAGGCGGGCGCACTGCCCGACCCCGTCGTGCTGGCGCTGCCCCGCGGCGGTGTCGTGGTGGCCCGGGAGGTCGCGCGGGCGCTGGACGCCCCGCTGGACGTGGTCGTGGTCCGCAAGATCGGCGCCCCCTCGCAGGAGGAGTACGGCCTCGGCGCGATCGCCGGGGACGACCCGCCGCTGTTCGACAAGACGGCCCTGCACCTGCTCGGCCTCACCGAGGAGGACCTCGCCCCGGTGGTCGAGCGCGAACGCGCCGAGCTGCGCCGCCGCACCCGCCGCTACCGCCACGGCCGCCCCGCCCCCGACCTGCGCGGACGCACCGCGATCGTCGTCGACGACGGCCTGGCCACCGGCTCCACCGCCCGCGCCGCGCTGCGGCACGTGCGGCGTGGCGCGCCCGCGCACACCGTCCTCGCCGTCCCCGTCGGCGCACCCGAGGCAGTGCGGGCGCTGAGCGGCGAGGCCGACGAGCTGATCTGTCTCCACCAGCCGTCCTGCTTCACCGCCGTGGGCGTCTGGTACCGCGACTTCGGGCAGCTGACGGACGAGGAGGTGCTGCGGGCCCTGACGGACGGCTGA
- a CDS encoding TIGR03668 family PPOX class F420-dependent oxidoreductase, with protein MPRMDPGEARRRFLAARVARLATVDAAGRPHLVPTVFAALGEDGLVTAVDRKPKTTTRLARLRHIEATGSVSLLADDYDEDWDRLWWARADGDARIVPPDAEDERTVVDYGTALARLLRKYPQYREVPPHGPVIAITVRHWTGWYATGPPPAAGDRGADEGTPSP; from the coding sequence GTGCCCCGCATGGACCCCGGCGAGGCGCGCCGCCGGTTCCTCGCCGCCCGGGTGGCGAGGCTGGCCACCGTGGACGCGGCAGGGCGCCCGCACCTGGTGCCCACGGTGTTCGCCGCCCTCGGCGAGGACGGACTCGTGACGGCCGTCGACCGCAAGCCGAAGACCACGACCCGGCTTGCCCGCCTGCGCCACATCGAGGCCACCGGGTCCGTGTCCCTGCTGGCGGACGACTACGACGAGGACTGGGACCGCCTGTGGTGGGCCCGCGCCGACGGCGACGCCCGGATCGTGCCGCCCGACGCGGAGGACGAGCGGACCGTGGTGGATTACGGGACCGCGCTCGCCCGGCTGCTGCGCAAGTACCCGCAGTACCGCGAGGTCCCGCCGCACGGACCGGTGATCGCGATCACCGTCCGCCACTGGACGGGCTGGTACGCCACCGGACCTCCTCCCGCCGCCGGTGACCGGGGCGCTGACGAAGGAACGCCAAGTCCCTGA
- a CDS encoding winged helix DNA-binding domain-containing protein, producing MRKTTTTASAPVLGVRALNRATLDRQLLLRRAPLTAGAAVEHLVGLQAQNVRPPYYALAARLDGFAPERLSEPMAAREVVRIVTLRSTIHTHTADDCLTLRSLVQGARERELHLFRKGLYGVDLDRLTALARDLVEAEPRTMTQLRAALGAQWPDADPQALGVAARCLLPLVQVTPRGLWDRSGQVALTTAEHWLGRPADPGPREGDHAALEAAVLRYLAAFGPASVRDMQTWAGLTRLRPVFDRLRPRLVTFQGDGGTELFDLPDAPRPDPDTPAPPRFLPEYDNLLLSHADRSRVVPARYRGRNAQGNQAHRTLLVDGFLAGLWKPEGDTLVVEPFDPLTRAQRQDVTAEAERMLAALHPGASYDIRFGTVAGG from the coding sequence ATGAGGAAGACGACGACCACCGCGTCGGCCCCCGTGCTCGGTGTGCGCGCACTCAACCGGGCGACCCTCGACCGGCAGTTGCTGCTCCGCCGCGCGCCGCTGACGGCCGGGGCCGCCGTGGAGCACCTGGTGGGCCTCCAGGCGCAGAACGTCAGGCCGCCGTACTACGCTCTCGCCGCCCGCCTCGACGGTTTCGCACCGGAGCGGCTGTCGGAGCCGATGGCCGCCCGCGAGGTGGTCCGCATCGTCACCCTGCGCTCGACCATCCACACCCACACCGCGGACGACTGCCTCACCCTGCGATCGCTCGTGCAGGGCGCCCGTGAGCGCGAACTCCACCTGTTCCGCAAGGGCCTGTACGGCGTCGACCTCGACCGGCTCACCGCACTCGCCCGCGACCTCGTGGAGGCCGAGCCGCGCACGATGACGCAGCTGCGCGCCGCGCTCGGTGCCCAGTGGCCCGACGCCGACCCGCAGGCCCTCGGCGTCGCCGCCCGCTGCCTGCTCCCGCTGGTGCAGGTCACCCCGCGCGGGCTGTGGGACAGGAGCGGGCAGGTCGCCCTCACCACCGCCGAGCACTGGCTCGGCCGCCCCGCGGACCCCGGCCCTCGGGAAGGGGACCACGCCGCCCTCGAAGCCGCCGTCCTGCGCTACCTCGCCGCCTTCGGTCCGGCCTCCGTCCGGGACATGCAGACCTGGGCGGGCCTGACCCGGCTGCGCCCCGTCTTCGACCGGCTCCGCCCCCGGCTCGTCACGTTCCAAGGCGACGGCGGCACCGAGCTGTTCGACCTTCCCGACGCTCCCCGGCCCGACCCGGACACCCCGGCACCGCCCCGCTTCCTGCCCGAGTACGACAACCTGCTCCTCTCCCACGCCGACCGCTCCCGCGTGGTGCCCGCGCGGTACCGGGGCCGCAACGCGCAGGGCAACCAGGCCCATCGCACCCTCCTCGTCGACGGCTTCCTGGCGGGGCTGTGGAAACCGGAGGGCGACACCCTGGTGGTCGAGCCCTTCGACCCGCTGACCCGGGCGCAGCGGCAGGACGTGACCGCGGAGGCCGAGCGCATGCTCGCCGCCCTGCATCCGGGAGCGTCGTACGACATACGGTTCGGGACCGTCGCAGGAGGGTGA
- a CDS encoding S1 family peptidase → MFGLTRARRTATAVTVGAAAAALTAPSAAAAPRPVVGGTATTTAEYPFVMQITDAAGAQFCGGTLVAPTKVVTAAHCVVGEIADNMRVVGGRTRLDGTDGTVGEVSGVWFDPKYTDAAGGGDVAVLTLKSPMPYATASYVSPAGTGVYAPGMTARVLGWGTTRENGGSSDELRTAAVPVVSDSDCRDSYGSDFVASDMVCAGYTSGGVDTCQGDSGGPLLIGGVLAGITSWGDGCAEAGRPGVYTRLASFSSLVTEQVLT, encoded by the coding sequence ATGTTCGGCCTCACCCGCGCCAGACGGACCGCCACCGCGGTCACGGTCGGCGCTGCCGCGGCCGCGCTCACCGCTCCCTCCGCGGCCGCCGCTCCCCGGCCGGTCGTCGGCGGCACGGCGACCACCACGGCGGAGTACCCGTTCGTCATGCAGATCACGGACGCGGCCGGCGCACAGTTCTGCGGCGGCACCCTGGTCGCGCCCACGAAGGTGGTCACCGCCGCGCACTGCGTGGTCGGCGAGATCGCGGACAACATGCGGGTGGTGGGCGGACGCACCCGTCTCGACGGCACCGACGGCACGGTGGGCGAGGTCAGCGGGGTCTGGTTCGACCCGAAATACACGGACGCCGCCGGCGGCGGCGACGTGGCCGTGCTCACCCTGAAGTCGCCGATGCCGTACGCCACGGCGTCGTACGTCTCCCCCGCCGGCACCGGTGTGTACGCGCCCGGCATGACCGCCCGTGTCCTGGGCTGGGGCACCACCCGCGAAAACGGCGGTTCCTCCGACGAGTTGCGGACGGCGGCGGTGCCCGTCGTGTCCGACAGCGACTGCCGCGACTCCTACGGCTCCGACTTCGTCGCGAGCGACATGGTTTGCGCCGGATACACATCCGGCGGCGTCGACACCTGCCAGGGCGACAGCGGCGGTCCCCTGCTCATCGGGGGCGTCCTGGCAGGGATCACTTCCTGGGGCGACGGCTGTGCCGAGGCGGGCCGGCCGGGTGTCTACACCCGGCTGGCCTCCTTCTCCAGCCTCGTGACCGAGCAGGTTCTGACCTGA